From a single Brassica oleracea var. oleracea cultivar TO1000 chromosome C5, BOL, whole genome shotgun sequence genomic region:
- the LOC106295184 gene encoding uncharacterized protein LOC106295184, with protein sequence MSVLQSHQCLFSFSLPHRLRTPRLISLYRPPESTSPFPSLSGFTRTRPDRIRVSAVEETSDVPEEVEDGPVELPPSAISPFSTTNSIFATSDDPSPLQLATSVMLTGAITIFLFRSIRRRAKRSKEMTFRSSGVKKSLKDEAMEKLKAMGSAPIEEVGGKSTTPSAAQAFLGAVSAGVIAVILYKFTTTIEAGLNRQAISDNFSVRQITVTVRTIINGICYLATFVFGINAVGLLLYSGQLAFNEESDEAAMKATTETGDSSGNNNSEVNKSNEDQSTSD encoded by the exons ATGTCTCTTCTCCTTCTCTCTCCCTCACCGTCTCCGTACTCCGCGTCTCATCTCTCTCTATCGTCCACCGGAATCTACCTCTCCGTTCCCTTCGCTCTCCGGTTTCACCCGGACCCGACCCGATAGAATCCGAGTATCCGCCGTCGAAGAAACCTCCGACGTACCGGAGGAGGTAGAAGACGGTCCTGTCGAGCTTCCTCCGTCGGCCATATCTCCGTTCTCGACCACCAACTCAATATTCGCCACTTCCGATGACCCCTCTCCACTCCAGCTAGCCACCAGCGTAATGCTCACCGGCGCCATCACCATCTTCCTCTTCCGATCGATTCGACGGCGAGCTAAACGCTCCAAAGAGATG ACGTTTAGATCGTCTGGGGTGAAGAAGTCGTTGAAAGACGAAGCGATGGAGAAACTGAAAGCAATGGGGTCGGCTCCGATTGAAGAAGTTGGTGGTAAGTCGACGACTCCGTCGGCGGCTCAGGCGTTTCTTGGTGCGGTTTCGGCAGGTGTCATTGCTGTTATTCTCTATAAGTTCACTACTACCATCGAAGCAGGACTCAATCGGCAGGCTATTTCTGATAACTTCTCG GTTAGGCAAATCACAGTAACCGTAAG GACTATCATCAACGGTATTTGCTATCTAGCAACATTTGTTTTCGGTATCAACGCTGTCGGACTTCTCCTTTACTCTGGTCAGCTAGCCTTCAATGAAGAGTCTGATGAAGCCGCCATGAAGGCCACAACAGAGACTGGAGACTCATCAGGTAACAACAACAGTGAAGTAAATAAAAGCAACGAGGATCAAAGTACAAGTGATTAG
- the LOC106295183 gene encoding uncharacterized protein LOC106295183 yields MSIATSLSHSKKKKITMAETERPHRSSSINSSSNARNASSTDLFICFTSRFSSSSSMRLSSLSPARSACLTTSLSRRLRPSGSIKNASAGVLNSPMFGNSGGRKRSGSGYENNNNNNIEPSSPKVTCIGQVRVKTRKHVKKKMRARSRRRGETSSFRRSSSDQNDRGGCRFDASDNRWVHFPVTICESLRSFGSELNCFSSSSPCRSSCVGGKDGRRGEGNGGGGGSSCFTRWFVAVEETGGKRREIELVVGGGEDEAAEDGRRRSRRRHVFEGLDLSEIEMKTEERRGREDVGMINLCSPPKNALLLMRCRSDPVKVAALANRVRERQMSLDDRVYGGEEEEDEQRRRFELDLEDKKRIELCEKWISGEREVVSITEPEAPKEEELVHEEEIEAMIIKHIEDDLRNAIEEEDEEQTAEMEEEESKEEEEIAAASVTPNVERSNQGNREPDPSPEVIMRGGDQQHDETAEKDKTTPYKVLPDCLLLMMCEPKLSMEVSKETWVCSTDFVRCQPGRPPAKKITEHHHHNHQPKKRIVTGVDSNASSRRRSVDKRPVHHSLLQPPRSSCSYPAAPPLLTTAASVREQKAAGGNKAYEPPVLPRCKSEPRKSASKLAPEACFWKNRKLEPHPQASVGVGGGAGVGF; encoded by the coding sequence ATGTCGATAGCTACTTCACTCTCTCACAGTAAAAAAAAGAAGATAACAATGGCGGAAACTGAAAGACCCCACCGTTCTTCAAGTATTAACAGTAGCAGCAACGCAAGGAACGCTTCTTCAACTGATTTATTCATTTGTTTCACATCTCGCTTCTCTTCTTCCTCCTCCATGCGCCTCTCTTCCCTCAGCCCAGCTCGCTCCGCCTGCCTCACAACTTCTCTCAGCCGACGTCTCCGTCCTAGCGGCAGCATAAAGAACGCTTCGGCCGGAGTCCTAAACTCTCCGATGTTCGGTAATAGCGGAGGACGTAAGAGATCTGGATCGGGTTACGAAAATAATAATAACAACAACATAGAGCCGTCGTCTCCGAAGGTGACGTGTATCGGTCAAGTGAGGGTGAAGACAAGGAAGCACGTGAAGAAGAAGATGAGAGCGAGATCTAGGAGGAGAGGCGAGACGAGCAGCTTCAGGAGATCGTCCTCCGACCAAAACGACAGAGGAGGGTGTCGTTTCGACGCGAGCGATAACCGTTGGGTTCATTTCCCCGTGACCATCTGCGAGTCGCTGAGATCGTTCGGCTCCGAGCTTAACTGCTTCTCCTCCTCCTCGCCGTGTAGATCGTCTTGCGTGGGCGGTAAAGACGGGCGGCGAGGTGAGGGTAACGGCGGCGGAGGAGGCAGCTCGTGCTTCACGAGGTGGTTTGTGGCGGTGGAGGAGACGGGAGGGAAGAGGAGGGAGATCGAGCTTGTGGTTGGAGGAGGGGAAGACGAGGCAGCGGAGGATGGGAGGAGGAGGAGTCGCCGGAGGCATGTTTTCGAGGGGCTTGATTTGAGCGAGATTGAGATGAAGACGGAGGAGAGGAGAGGGAGGGAGGATGTTGGGATGATTAATCTCTGTTCTCCGCCGAAGAATGCTTTGCTGTTGATGAGGTGTAGATCTGATCCGGTTAAGGTGGCTGCGTTAGCTAACCGGGTTCGGGAGAGGCAGATGTCGCTTGATGACCGTGTGTATGGAGGAGAAGAGGAGGAAGATGAGCAGAGGAGAAGGTTTGAGCTTGACTTGGAAGACAAGAAGCGGATCGAGCTGTGTGAGAAATGGATCTCCGGCGAGAGAGAAGTAGTTTCTATTACAGAACCAGAAGCTCCCAAAGAGGAAGAACTTGTACACGAGGAAGAGATTGAAGCTATGATCATCAAACACATCGAAGACGATCTAAGAAACGCCATAGAGGAAGAAGACGAGGAGCAAACGGCTGAGATGGAAGAAGAAGAAAGTAAAGAGGAGGAAGAGATAGCAGCTGCCTCTGTGACTCCAAACGTGGAAAGATCCAACCAAGGAAACCGAGAACCCGACCCGAGTCCGGAAGTGATAATGAGAGGAGGAGATCAGCAGCACGATGAAACAGCTGAGAAAGACAAGACGACGCCGTATAAGGTGTTACCGGATTGTCTGTTGCTAATGATGTGTGAGCCAAAGCTATCGATGGAAGTCTCAAAGGAGACTTGGGTCTGCTCCACAGACTTCGTTAGATGTCAACCGGGAAGACCTCCGGCGAAGAAGATAACAGAACATCATCATCATAACCATCAACCCAAGAAACGAATCGTCACCGGTGTTGACTCCAACGCATCCTCTCGCCGGCGTTCTGTCGATAAACGACCTGTTCACCATTCGCTGTTACAGCCGCCGAGGTCATCGTGCTCGTACCCAGCAGCTCCGCCGTTATTAACGACTGCTGCGTCGGTTAGAGAGCAGAAGGCTGCCGGAGGTAACAAGGCGTACGAGCCGCCAGTGCTGCCACGTTGCAAGTCGGAGCCGAGGAAGTCAGCTTCGAAGCTTGCGCCGGAAGCTTGTTTCTGGAAAAATCGGAAGCTCGAGCCGCATCCTCAAGCTTCCGTCGGAGTCGGCGGCGGTGCCGGAGTAGGGTTCTAG